A stretch of Flavobacterium sp. N1994 DNA encodes these proteins:
- a CDS encoding cytochrome-c peroxidase: MKSYLHFLSLFILFTSCTDDKSNYEIVPSEKNQVGKAIFFDTNLSNPIGQACASCHAPEKGFSDPANNAISQGILTNNFGNRNAPSLSYTIFSPSRYYNAIDETFVGGLFLDGRSTSLQEQFIHPLLNPLEMNNTSVHDVAEKIKQAIYFPKLTSIYGTLQSDIEILNAVADAVASYEKSREVNSFTSKFDYYSRQMISFTEDEKKGLALFAGKAQCANCHILDEDENTGKVLFTDFTYDNIGVPKNQTNPFYTQPTSINPAGNNYIDLGIGALVGQAQHNGKFKVPTLRNIAITGPYFHNGSFSTLKQVIHFYNTRDLNTGEFGPAEVPQNVNTEELGNLQLTAEEEYQLEKFLETLTDHYRQ, translated from the coding sequence ATGAAATCATATTTGCATTTTCTATCCTTATTTATACTATTTACAAGTTGCACTGATGATAAAAGCAATTACGAAATAGTCCCAAGTGAAAAAAATCAAGTGGGTAAGGCTATCTTTTTTGACACCAATTTATCCAATCCAATAGGACAAGCTTGCGCTTCCTGTCATGCCCCTGAAAAAGGATTTAGCGACCCTGCAAACAATGCTATATCACAAGGCATACTGACTAATAACTTTGGAAATAGAAATGCCCCTAGTTTATCGTACACTATATTTTCACCAAGTCGCTATTACAATGCTATTGATGAAACCTTTGTTGGTGGGTTATTTCTTGATGGACGATCGACTAGTTTGCAAGAACAATTTATTCACCCCCTATTAAACCCTTTAGAAATGAATAATACGTCCGTTCATGACGTAGCAGAGAAAATAAAACAAGCGATATATTTTCCTAAACTAACAAGTATTTATGGAACACTACAATCCGATATTGAAATTCTAAATGCTGTTGCCGATGCAGTGGCGAGTTATGAAAAATCGAGAGAGGTCAATTCGTTTACTTCCAAATTTGATTACTATTCTCGTCAAATGATATCTTTTACAGAGGATGAAAAAAAAGGTCTAGCGCTTTTTGCAGGTAAAGCCCAATGTGCTAACTGTCATATTTTAGATGAAGATGAAAATACAGGAAAAGTTTTGTTTACCGACTTTACTTATGACAATATTGGAGTACCCAAAAACCAAACTAATCCATTTTATACACAACCGACTTCTATTAATCCAGCTGGAAACAATTATATTGATTTAGGTATTGGTGCCTTAGTTGGTCAGGCTCAACATAATGGTAAATTTAAAGTTCCTACTCTTCGTAACATAGCTATTACAGGACCATATTTTCATAATGGCTCGTTTTCAACACTCAAACAAGTAATCCATTTTTATAATACTAGAGATCTAAATACTGGTGAATTTGGTCCTGCAGAAGTACCTCAAAATGTAAATACCGAAGAATTAGGTAACCTTCAATTAACGGCTGAGGAAGAATATCAACTAGAAAAATTCCTTGAAACGCTTACCGATCATTACAGACAATAA
- a CDS encoding DUF6265 family protein — MKSFKTVLLSTIIILCFVSCKNSTSHKKFDKLDKMNWLLGHWEQKLPDGTLTENWEIANDSTFTGQSYFITSKDTVHFESIQLIQKNEELIYNATVQGQNNDEPVSFKQTSDAENVFTFENPKHDYPQKIVYKKINDTNLIATISGKQLGKESQESYPMKKK, encoded by the coding sequence ATGAAATCTTTTAAAACCGTTTTATTATCAACCATAATCATACTTTGTTTTGTCTCTTGCAAAAACAGTACTTCCCATAAAAAATTTGACAAACTAGATAAAATGAATTGGCTCCTTGGGCATTGGGAACAAAAACTTCCTGATGGTACATTGACTGAAAACTGGGAAATAGCAAATGACAGTACCTTTACTGGTCAGAGTTATTTTATTACTTCAAAAGACACAGTACATTTTGAAAGTATCCAATTGATACAAAAGAATGAAGAACTAATCTATAACGCCACCGTACAAGGGCAGAATAATGATGAACCTGTTAGCTTTAAACAAACCTCTGATGCTGAAAATGTATTCACATTTGAAAATCCAAAACATGATTATCCTCAAAAAATCGTCTATAAAAAAATAAATGATACTAATTTGATTGCCACTATATCTGGTAAACAACTAGGAAAAGAAAGTCAAGAAAGCTACCCTATGAAGAAGAAATAA
- a CDS encoding chloride channel protein produces the protein MHFTKIRSRYHFHLFQKLVLASLLIGFLSTFLSLALKHITEKYESILFFKASTNWIYFLLFPILGLSVIYLLRHYLFQKKANKGITEIFEAIQSKSKQLPLYKIPSHFINGIVTVIFGGSTGIEVSTVVATAAIGNTTSKKDKLLSNYKTELICAGITAGITVLFSSPIAGILFSMEVITKKRNWVFFLTNGIALLTSLGLLLFVDEKPLFAITITTWHVHAIPYFILLGILAGLNSVYLTKMVLFFKLQFGKIPFHYHRILLGATILTICLLLLPQLYGEGYSAVKGLFSQANSSITLLSIATLVGVILLKPVITSATLAAGGDGGVFAPSLVIGAFLGFFVATIINHSFHANVIPMNFVVIGMAAVLSASIQAPFTALFLVCGMIHNYTLFFPLLMVCLIAKQTSKMIFPFTVYNYNASLK, from the coding sequence ATGCATTTCACAAAAATTAGAAGTCGATATCATTTCCATTTATTCCAAAAACTAGTACTTGCTTCTCTTTTAATTGGTTTTCTTTCTACATTTTTGAGTCTAGCTTTAAAGCACATTACTGAAAAATACGAATCCATTTTATTTTTTAAGGCATCAACCAATTGGATTTATTTCTTACTCTTTCCTATTTTAGGATTGTCAGTAATTTATTTATTACGTCACTATTTGTTTCAAAAAAAAGCGAACAAAGGTATTACTGAAATTTTTGAAGCAATTCAATCAAAATCAAAACAATTGCCTTTGTACAAAATTCCGTCACATTTTATTAATGGTATAGTGACCGTAATTTTTGGGGGTTCCACAGGCATTGAAGTTTCAACAGTTGTTGCTACAGCTGCTATTGGCAATACAACCTCAAAAAAGGATAAGCTTTTAAGCAATTATAAAACGGAACTCATTTGTGCTGGTATTACTGCTGGAATAACTGTCTTATTTTCTAGTCCCATAGCAGGAATTTTATTTTCTATGGAAGTTATTACTAAAAAAAGAAATTGGGTTTTCTTTTTAACCAACGGCATAGCATTATTAACCTCGCTGGGTCTACTATTATTTGTAGATGAAAAACCTTTGTTTGCCATCACCATTACTACTTGGCATGTACATGCTATTCCCTATTTTATTTTACTTGGTATTTTGGCTGGATTGAACTCTGTTTATCTGACAAAAATGGTATTGTTTTTTAAATTACAATTCGGAAAGATTCCCTTTCACTATCACAGAATTTTGTTAGGAGCTACCATTTTAACCATTTGCTTGCTTCTATTACCACAATTGTATGGAGAGGGATACTCAGCTGTAAAAGGATTATTTAGTCAAGCCAATTCTTCAATCACTTTACTTTCCATAGCAACCTTAGTTGGGGTCATACTATTAAAACCTGTAATTACTTCAGCAACTTTGGCCGCTGGTGGTGATGGTGGTGTTTTTGCACCAAGTTTAGTAATTGGTGCTTTCTTGGGTTTTTTTGTTGCTACCATTATAAACCATTCCTTTCATGCCAATGTTATTCCTATGAATTTTGTTGTTATCGGTATGGCTGCTGTTTTAAGTGCTAGTATTCAAGCACCTTTTACAGCTTTGTTTTTAGTTTGTGGAATGATTCATAATTATACACTATTCTTCCCGCTTTTAATGGTGTGTTTGATTGCTAAACAAACTTCAAAAATGATTTTTCCGTTTACAGTATACAACTATAATGCTTCTCTTAAGTAG
- the prfA gene encoding peptide chain release factor 1 translates to MLERLQYVKQRFDEISDLIIQPDIISDQKRYVQLNQEYKGLKALMEKREELINITGNIEEANEIIADGSDAEMVEMAKMQLDEAKDRLPELEEEIKFMLIPKDPEDAKNVMVEIRAGTGGDEASIFAGDLFRMYTKYCESRGWRTSVVDMNEGTSGGFKEVIFEVTGEDVYGTLKFEAGVHRVQRVPQTETQGRVHTSAATVMVLPEAEEFDVQIDMNDVRVDFFCSSGPGGQSVNTTKSAVRLTHIPTGLVAQCQDQKSQHKNKDKALEVLRSRLYEQELAKKQAEDATKRTSQVSSGDRSAKIRTYNYAQGRVTDHRIGLDVFDMDGVMNGKIQKFVDELQMVNNMEKLKESEVF, encoded by the coding sequence ATGTTAGAAAGATTGCAATATGTAAAACAACGTTTCGATGAGATTTCGGATTTGATTATTCAACCTGATATTATCTCTGATCAGAAACGTTATGTGCAGTTAAATCAGGAATACAAAGGGCTAAAAGCGTTAATGGAAAAACGGGAAGAGCTAATTAACATTACTGGAAATATAGAAGAAGCCAACGAAATTATCGCTGATGGTTCGGATGCCGAAATGGTAGAAATGGCCAAGATGCAATTAGACGAAGCCAAAGATCGTTTACCAGAATTGGAAGAAGAAATCAAATTTATGTTGATTCCAAAAGATCCAGAAGATGCTAAAAACGTCATGGTGGAGATTCGTGCTGGAACAGGTGGAGACGAGGCTTCCATTTTCGCTGGAGATTTATTTAGAATGTATACCAAATACTGTGAAAGCCGTGGTTGGAGAACTTCGGTTGTGGATATGAATGAAGGAACATCGGGTGGTTTCAAAGAGGTCATTTTTGAAGTAACCGGTGAAGATGTTTATGGAACACTAAAGTTTGAAGCGGGAGTTCATCGTGTACAACGGGTACCTCAAACGGAAACACAAGGACGTGTACATACTTCAGCAGCCACTGTTATGGTTTTGCCAGAAGCGGAAGAATTTGACGTACAAATTGATATGAACGATGTTCGTGTGGATTTCTTCTGTTCCTCAGGACCTGGTGGACAATCCGTTAATACTACAAAATCGGCTGTGCGTTTAACACACATTCCAACGGGATTAGTAGCGCAATGTCAGGACCAAAAATCCCAACATAAAAATAAAGATAAAGCTTTAGAAGTATTGCGTTCCCGTTTATACGAACAAGAATTAGCCAAAAAACAAGCGGAAGATGCTACCAAACGTACTTCTCAAGTAAGTTCAGGTGACCGATCTGCTAAAATCCGTACTTACAACTATGCACAAGGTCGTGTAACAGATCATAGAATAGGATTAGATGTTTTTGATATGGATGGAGTAATGAATGGGAAAATTCAAAAATTTGTTGACGAACTTCAAATGGTCAATAACATGGAGAAATTAAAAGAAAGCGAAGTTTTCTAA
- a CDS encoding lmo0937 family membrane protein yields the protein MQNLLYTLAVVLVILWALGFFVYNLGWIIHILLLIAVIAILLKIIKGKEIL from the coding sequence ATGCAAAATTTACTTTATACCCTTGCCGTTGTATTAGTAATCCTTTGGGCTTTAGGATTCTTCGTATACAACTTGGGATGGATAATTCATATTTTATTACTGATAGCCGTGATAGCGATATTACTTAAAATCATTAAAGGAAAAGAGATCCTGTGA
- a CDS encoding CHASE3 domain-containing protein, whose product MTPKTFYKSPAFLKSVFVVSIFAIFFISAITYKHISILNNSSKWVNHSYDINLELERLFSYLKDSETGQRGFLITKDSTFLDPYFKAKKNIAHSFALVKKYTKNDPEQENNVRKLQFYINKRQNYLSATLHLSLKKSLTDKELKSKIIIGKQTMDSVRSQINKMIVLEKKTLKERELNYKDTIKVTPIFIYITLLITLLLISVSYIRITKDLEKMQVAYNRLTVLNESSNLAEMVGNFGSWQINPETNEVVFSDNIYRLLGCEPQSFKANRENFLKYVHPEDLLSFDIKSIDRIENDNLTPYTYRIIRKDKQLRYFRNTGRVVINRSEKKILIGTTTDVTDEVLASLSLEQQNIELEASNKELLAFTYVASHDLQEPLRKIQTFVSRLSDKEYHNLSDSGKEFIDRINASVNRMRILIDDLLQYSRANKTEKVFEKVNLNDLLENAKFDLAQSIEEKNAIIKNEELPTMTVIPFQIQQLFINIIGNSLKYSKQNEVPTIKISSKKVVAFEEEKIPKNTKDKFYKITFEDNGIGFEQEYAEKIFVLFNRLHNKNEYAGTGIGLAICKKIVENHKGFIFAEGKPNKGSIFTIYLSEDC is encoded by the coding sequence ATGACACCAAAAACGTTTTATAAATCTCCTGCCTTTCTTAAGAGCGTTTTTGTCGTTTCGATATTTGCTATATTTTTCATTTCGGCTATTACTTATAAGCATATTAGTATCCTGAATAACTCGTCTAAATGGGTGAATCATTCCTATGATATTAACTTAGAATTAGAGCGCTTATTCTCTTATTTAAAAGATTCCGAAACGGGACAGCGTGGTTTTTTGATTACCAAAGACTCCACTTTTTTAGATCCTTATTTTAAGGCTAAAAAAAATATAGCTCATTCTTTTGCCTTGGTTAAAAAATATACCAAAAATGATCCCGAACAAGAAAACAATGTTAGAAAATTACAGTTTTATATCAATAAAAGACAAAATTATCTTTCTGCTACATTGCATTTATCTTTAAAAAAATCCTTAACGGATAAAGAACTAAAAAGTAAAATCATCATTGGGAAACAAACGATGGATAGCGTTCGGAGTCAGATAAATAAAATGATTGTCTTAGAGAAAAAGACCTTAAAAGAAAGGGAATTAAATTATAAGGATACCATCAAAGTTACCCCCATATTTATTTACATTACTTTACTAATCACGCTCCTTTTAATTTCGGTATCCTATATCCGAATCACTAAAGATTTAGAAAAAATGCAGGTGGCCTACAACCGACTGACCGTTTTAAACGAGTCGAGTAATTTGGCAGAAATGGTTGGTAATTTTGGTAGTTGGCAAATAAATCCAGAGACAAATGAGGTTGTTTTTTCGGATAATATCTATAGATTACTAGGTTGCGAGCCACAATCATTTAAAGCTAATAGAGAAAACTTTCTTAAATATGTGCATCCAGAAGATTTGTTGTCTTTTGATATTAAGTCTATTGACCGAATTGAAAATGACAATTTAACTCCCTACACCTATCGAATTATTAGAAAAGACAAACAACTACGTTATTTTAGAAACACAGGAAGAGTGGTTATCAATCGTTCTGAAAAGAAAATTTTAATTGGCACCACCACTGATGTGACCGATGAAGTCTTAGCTTCTTTATCCTTAGAGCAACAAAACATAGAATTGGAAGCTAGTAATAAGGAGCTTTTGGCATTTACTTATGTTGCCAGTCATGATTTACAGGAACCTTTACGTAAAATTCAAACCTTTGTGTCTAGATTATCCGATAAGGAGTATCATAATCTTTCTGATAGTGGAAAGGAGTTTATAGATAGAATAAATGCTTCCGTTAATAGAATGCGCATTCTTATTGATGATTTACTGCAGTATTCGAGAGCCAATAAAACTGAAAAGGTTTTTGAAAAGGTAAACTTAAATGATTTATTGGAGAATGCTAAATTTGATTTGGCACAATCTATAGAAGAAAAAAATGCAATTATTAAAAATGAAGAGCTGCCTACCATGACGGTTATTCCGTTTCAGATTCAACAATTGTTTATCAACATCATTGGTAATTCATTGAAGTATAGTAAACAAAATGAGGTACCAACAATCAAAATTTCATCTAAAAAAGTAGTAGCTTTTGAAGAAGAAAAAATACCCAAAAACACCAAGGATAAATTCTACAAAATCACTTTTGAAGATAACGGAATTGGTTTTGAACAAGAATATGCTGAAAAAATATTTGTCCTATTCAATAGACTTCACAACAAAAATGAATATGCTGGAACTGGTATTGGATTAGCTATTTGCAAAAAAATAGTCGAGAATCACAAGGGATTTATTTTTGCTGAGGGCAAACCCAACAAAGGCTCTATCTTTACCATATACCTTTCTGAAGATTGTTAA
- a CDS encoding response regulator: MEKEYIHIILADDDEDDRLFFTDAFEELKINTKVSTFNDGVELMDYLNQTDAVLPNVLFLDLNMPKKNGIECLHEIKKNERFNDIAIAIFSTSSSEEHVEETFVSGANIYIKKPSDFNTLKKVLSDVVTINWQYHTSGLNKDNFLLRM; this comes from the coding sequence ATGGAGAAGGAATATATACATATTATATTGGCTGACGACGACGAAGATGATCGTTTGTTTTTTACCGATGCCTTTGAAGAGTTAAAAATTAATACCAAAGTGAGCACTTTTAATGACGGTGTGGAATTGATGGATTATTTAAATCAGACTGATGCCGTTTTACCTAATGTCCTTTTTTTGGATTTGAATATGCCAAAGAAAAATGGAATTGAATGTCTTCATGAAATTAAAAAAAATGAACGATTTAATGACATTGCTATTGCTATTTTTTCAACCTCTTCTTCAGAGGAACATGTAGAAGAGACCTTTGTCAGTGGTGCCAATATCTATATCAAAAAACCTAGCGATTTTAATACTCTTAAAAAAGTATTGTCGGATGTCGTGACTATTAACTGGCAGTATCATACTTCTGGATTGAACAAAGACAATTTTTTATTAAGAATGTAA
- a CDS encoding helix-turn-helix domain-containing protein: MKLFIKFDFNAVCRKVLEEKLIKYQIKHKIIGFGEVEILEKVETNIFSELTEELKEYGIEIIENQKSILVQKIKDTIIEMIHNPELVPLKSSAYLVEKLGHSYGYISNLFSDVTYTSIENYIILQKIEYAKQLMVTSELSLTEIAFKLNYSSVAHLSTQFKNVTGITPSAFLRIIKKRREIALKK, translated from the coding sequence ATGAAACTCTTTATCAAATTTGACTTTAATGCGGTCTGCCGAAAAGTATTAGAAGAAAAGCTTATCAAATACCAAATAAAACACAAAATTATTGGGTTTGGCGAAGTAGAAATTCTAGAGAAAGTTGAGACAAATATTTTTTCAGAATTAACAGAAGAGTTAAAAGAATATGGTATCGAGATTATTGAGAATCAAAAAAGTATTTTGGTTCAAAAAATTAAAGATACCATTATCGAGATGATTCACAATCCAGAATTAGTACCTCTTAAAAGTTCTGCCTATTTAGTCGAAAAACTGGGGCATAGTTATGGTTATATCTCCAATTTGTTTTCTGATGTTACCTATACTTCGATAGAAAATTATATCATATTGCAAAAAATAGAATATGCTAAACAATTGATGGTTACCAGTGAATTGAGTTTAACAGAAATTGCCTTTAAACTTAATTATTCCAGTGTGGCGCATTTGAGTACTCAATTTAAAAATGTAACGGGTATAACACCCTCTGCTTTTCTGCGTATTATCAAAAAAAGAAGGGAAATAGCACTTAAAAAATAA
- the pyrF gene encoding orotidine-5'-phosphate decarboxylase yields the protein MTTQQLVQQIQHKKSFLCIGLDVDLTKIPQHLLETEDPIFEFNKAIIDATHDLCVAFKPNTAFYEAYGLKGWMSLQKTIKYLNEKHPEIFTIADAKRGDIGNTSTMYAKAFLEDLNFDSITVAPYMGKDSVEPFLAFENKHTIMLALTSNEGAFDFQTKRVEGEELYKTVIKTSLTWKNSQNLMYVVGATKAEYFTEIRKIIPDSFLLVPGVGAQGGSLEEVCKFGMNEQVGLLINASRSIIYASKDKDFAQKAREEAQKMQQEMEAIL from the coding sequence ATGACTACACAACAACTCGTACAACAAATTCAGCACAAGAAATCCTTTCTATGCATCGGCCTTGATGTGGATTTAACAAAAATCCCTCAACATCTTCTAGAAACAGAAGATCCTATTTTCGAATTCAACAAAGCCATAATTGATGCTACTCATGATTTATGTGTTGCGTTCAAACCCAATACGGCTTTCTATGAAGCTTACGGATTAAAAGGATGGATGTCATTACAAAAAACAATCAAGTATCTCAATGAAAAGCATCCTGAGATTTTTACAATTGCGGATGCCAAACGAGGTGATATTGGCAATACTTCAACCATGTATGCCAAAGCTTTTTTAGAAGATTTAAATTTTGACAGTATCACGGTGGCTCCTTATATGGGGAAAGACTCTGTTGAACCTTTTTTAGCTTTTGAAAACAAGCACACGATTATGTTGGCGCTGACTTCTAATGAAGGTGCTTTTGATTTCCAAACTAAGAGAGTAGAAGGTGAGGAGTTATACAAAACCGTTATCAAGACTTCTTTAACTTGGAAGAACTCACAAAATCTAATGTATGTAGTAGGCGCTACGAAAGCAGAATACTTTACAGAAATTCGTAAAATAATACCTGATAGTTTTTTGCTTGTTCCCGGAGTGGGTGCTCAAGGCGGAAGTTTAGAAGAGGTTTGTAAATTCGGAATGAACGAACAAGTTGGTTTGCTTATAAACGCTTCTCGAAGTATTATTTACGCTTCAAAAGATAAAGACTTTGCCCAAAAAGCAAGAGAAGAAGCCCAAAAAATGCAACAAGAAATGGAAGCTATACTATAA
- a CDS encoding ABC transporter substrate-binding protein, translating to MKTLVDQLGTQHTFENAPKRIISLVPSQTELLFDLGLEESIVGITKFCVHPFHFKSTKKIIGGTKKVHFEKIPLLQPDIIIANKEENTIEIVEELSKICPVWVTDIITLEDNLKMITDFGNLFNKRTEAQKWIDKINFAHHEFLTFISDKETQKVAYFIWANPYMVAGGNTFINEMLKINKFANIYENREERYPEVIIQKMRIQGDPDVVFLSSEPFPFSDEHAFELGRFTHHAKTVFVDGEMFSWYGSRVVKAFAYFKKLHESIA from the coding sequence TTGAAAACATTGGTTGACCAACTCGGAACGCAACATACTTTTGAAAACGCACCCAAACGAATCATTTCTTTAGTGCCCTCGCAAACTGAATTGCTATTTGATTTGGGTTTAGAAGAAAGTATTGTCGGAATTACCAAATTCTGCGTGCATCCTTTTCATTTTAAATCTACCAAGAAAATTATCGGAGGAACCAAGAAAGTGCACTTCGAGAAAATCCCTTTATTGCAACCGGATATCATTATTGCTAACAAAGAAGAAAATACTATTGAAATAGTTGAAGAATTGTCTAAAATTTGTCCAGTTTGGGTAACTGATATTATTACTTTAGAAGACAATTTGAAAATGATAACCGACTTTGGAAATCTCTTCAACAAAAGAACCGAAGCTCAGAAATGGATTGATAAAATCAATTTTGCGCACCATGAATTTCTAACTTTTATAAGCGATAAAGAAACTCAAAAAGTAGCCTATTTTATTTGGGCCAATCCCTATATGGTGGCAGGAGGGAATACTTTTATTAATGAAATGCTGAAAATCAATAAGTTTGCTAACATTTATGAAAATAGAGAAGAACGCTATCCTGAAGTTATCATTCAAAAAATGCGCATTCAAGGCGATCCTGATGTAGTATTTCTTTCCTCAGAGCCTTTCCCATTTTCTGATGAACATGCCTTTGAATTAGGGAGATTTACCCATCATGCCAAAACGGTTTTTGTAGACGGGGAAATGTTTTCTTGGTACGGGAGCAGGGTAGTAAAAGCTTTTGCCTATTTCAAAAAACTTCATGAAAGTATAGCATAA